One Purpureocillium takamizusanense chromosome 1, complete sequence genomic window carries:
- a CDS encoding uncharacterized protein (COG:B~COG:T~EggNog:ENOG503NU1P) gives MPSAVATAAGELSNAVADVNSHEHYESNANDVGFVTDAESIPSHQLGVKPLGNRYLSNAPNARASIGFWAMMPDELLTGILEHFGKPDLVRLGSTCKFLYAFCHLEEFWKALFLQLPAEISQSLRWRGTWRRTLMNLSKESEATVDCSNVFSDVLHRPFACSNINLRQFIRNIPKANQIRRFDNLTYDQYAERWTEQPFVLTECIQEWPVTSTWTINSLLADYGEVEFRAEAVDWSFSRYCDYMRDNIDESPLYLFDRKFAEKMGIKIGNHSDAAYWKPDCFGPDLFEVLGQERPAHRWLIVGPERSGSTFHKDPNGTSAWNAVIQGSKYWIMFPPAAQVPGVYVSEDSSEVTSPLSIAEWLLTFHHEARQLPECIEGICEAGEILHVPSGWWHLVVNLESGIALTQNFVPQSPSLNLLSEVLSFLKDKPDQVSGFDKDVANPYELFIERLRAKDPEVLGKALEVVDRKSGKKRKWNAAVGHDEEAQVTGGFSFGFGGDDEAEVP, from the exons ATGCCATCTGCGGTAGCcacagcggcgggcgagctgagCAATGCCGTGGCAGACGTCAACAGTCATGAGCACTATGAGTCAAACGCAAACGACGTGGGCTTCGTCACTGATGCTGAGTCGATCCCCTCGCATCAGCTGGGGGTCAAACCCTTGGGCAATCGCTACCTTTCAAATGCGCCTAATGCGAGAGCTAGCATCGGGTTTTGGGCCATGATGCCTGACGAGTTGCTCACTGGCATCCTGGAGCACTTTGGCAAACCAGACCTTGTCAGACTAGGTTCCACGTGCAAATTTCTCTACGCCTTCTGCCACCTAGAAGAATTTTGGAAGGCGTTGTTTCTTCA GCTTCCGGCTGAAATAAGCCAATCGCTGAGATGGCGAGGCACTTGGAGGAGAACGCTGATGAACCTGAGCAAGGAGTCTGAAGCCACCGTCGACTGCAGCAATGTCTTCTCCGACGTCTTACACCGGCCATTCGCCTGCTCCAATATTAATTTGAGGCAGTTCATCCGCAATATACCGAAGGCAAATCAGATCCGCCGCTTTGACAATCTTACATACGACCAGTATGCCGAGCGATGGACCGAGCAGCCCTTCGTCCTGACGGAATGCATCCAAGAATGGCCCGTCACTTCTACGTGGACAATCAATAGTCTTCTGGCCGATTACGGCGAAGTCGAGTTTCGAGCCGAGGCAGTGGATTGGAGTTTCTCAAGGTATTGCGATTATATGCGGGACAACATCGACGAGAGCCCACTCTACCTTTTTGATCGCAAATTTGCAGAAAAGATGGGCATCAAGATCGGAAACCATTCAGACGCAGCGTACTGGAAGCCAGATTGCTTCGGGCCCGATCTCTTCGAAGTGCTCGGACAGGAGCGTCCAGCCCATCGTTGGCTAATTGTCGGGCCGGAGAGGAGTGGTTCGACATTCCACAAGGACCCCAACGGCACGAGTGCATGGAACGCGGTTATCCAAGGGTCCAAGTACTGGATCATGTTTCCGCCTGCTGCGCAAGTTCCTGGAGTATACGTATCTGAGGACAGCAGCGAAGTCACGAGCCCCCTCAGCATCGCCGAGTGGCTTCTAACCTTTCATCATGAGGCGCGTCAACTGCCCGAGTGTATCGAAGGCATATGCGAGGCTGGAGAGATCCTCCATGTTCCAAGCGGCTGGTGGCACCTCGTTGTGAATCTTGAGAGCGGCATCGCTCTGACGCAGAATTTCGTTCCGCAGTCACCGAGCTTAAACCTGCTGTCAGAAGTCCTTTCGTTCCTGAAAGACAAGCCGGACCAGGTCTCCGGGTTTGACAAGGACGTTGCGAACCCTTATGAGCTTTTCATCGAAAGGCTCCGCGCGAAAGATCCTGAGGTGCTGGGGAAAGCATTGGAAGTGGTGGATAGGAAGAGTGGCAAGAAGCGAAAGTGGAATGCGGCCGTGGGCCACGATGAAGAGGCTCAGGTAACTGGAGGCTTCAGTTTTGGAtttggcggcgatgacgaagccgaggtGCCTTGA
- a CDS encoding uncharacterized protein (EggNog:ENOG503NYVK~COG:L): MVSDEHYELCLPILQDSTLEDEDKTDRLEELLKKETNLTGTSLDNVVLDALWRYREAGGASTSPTPIRQSILRRPSPASWRGSPTPLSGSPRLGVSPLAPPGFVPSTFGRAKSSTASPFSSPRASPRLALATPVIPHSPNLNAYEFASDSTPATEILGEYQAENVEWLVSDDAASVSSSVGTPSGLNAAAPEFSSMSSQQIDMSPYDMLRSILGQARTDEEIESALAMHGYDLSATIAAIMEAQGQEGGLAPVPVDEPKGVLIGKSIYSEGRPSTPSGPQKSGVICKFFMSTGQCLRADCRFSHELSSHLCKYWVTGNCLAGDTCIFSHDPSKLLSKLSLEDASTNKGQGNPQLHDPNSFPALQQDSPSLRPATLAVASFNPPPGPRSIHGTESPRLRSRPGSRQQAKDITTSAPAIDDNEAFPSLGSVSVRQGKKHHGKRGGHGHNHKENLAPSSLADIVKRSPSPVPGPSRPESRRSGTNGAATSGRTGENSPAAQAIPSPKHIPWLETGERANKAYLKARQEAIKHGGLRNKFLQSAAQAWNRNDARAAKALSLRGQSENDLMRKAHREAARELYEHRNKGGLGNSLEIYVDLHGLHPEEAVEYLEKVLMENSKESKPVYAITGTGHHSKNGKDKVGRAIRNFLNEWRYAYREFSVPGDRNSMGGILGIDGRSWDKSLMRDGGGGAALSDEKEEVDILSQGVEIGDGKVRLLVRDPPKGPSGKR, encoded by the exons ATGGTCTCGGACGAACATTACGAACTATGCCTGCCTATATTGCAGGATTCTACtctcgaggatgaggataAGACCGACAgactcgaggagctcctcaAGAAAGAGACAAACCTCACAGGCACGTCGCTAGACAATGTCGTACTCGACGCCCTATGGCGATATCGCGAGGCCGGGGGTGCGTCGACTTCCCCTACTCCCATCAGGCAGTCGATCCTCCGCCGGCCGTCCCCCGCCTCGTGGCGTGGATCTCCCACGCCCCTGTCCGGGTCGCCGCGTCTCGGTGTGAGCCCGCTGGCTCCTCCTGGATTTGTGCCTTCAACATTTGGCCGGGCCAAATCGTCAACAGCGTCGCCGTTTTCATCTCCACGCGCATCTCCTCGTCTAGCGCTTGCCACGCCCGTCATCCCCCATAGCCCGAACCTCAACGCCTATGAGTTCGCAAGCGACTCCACGCCTGCCACGGAAATTCTAGGGGAGTACCAGGCCGAGAACGTGGAGTGGCTGGTAAGCGACGATGCAGCTAGTGTTTCCTCGTCGGTGGGAACTCCGAGCGGTCtcaacgccgcggcgccagagTTTTCTTCCATGTCGTCGCAGCAGATCGACATGTCTCCGTACGATATGCTGCGGTCAATACTCGGACAGGCCCGCACAGACGAAGAGATCGAgtccgccttggccatgcATGGGTATGACCTAAGTGCCACTATCGCTGCAATCATGGAGGCCCAGGGCCAGGAAGGTGGCTTGGCACCTGTGCCCGTTGATGAACCCAAGGGCGTCTTGATCGGCAAGTCAATCTACTCGGAAGGTCGCCCTTCAACACCCTCTGGTCCTCAGAAGTCTGGCGTCATATGCAAATTCTTCATGTCCACGGGTCAATGTCTCCGTGCGGACTGCCGCTTCAGCCACGAGCTGAGCAGCCATTTATGCAA GTATTGGGTGACGGGAAATTGCCTTGCTGGCGATACTTGCATCTTCTCACACGACCCTTCAAAGCTGCTAAGCAAGCTGTCGCTCGAGGACGCTAGTACCAACAAGGGCCAAGGTAACCCCCAGCTACATGACCCGAACTCCTTCCCAGCCCTCCAGCAAGACAGCCCGTCTTTGCGGCCCGCGACTTTGGCTGTTGCATCATTCAACCCCCCGCCCGGCCCACGAAGCATTCATGGCACGGAGAGCCCGCGGCTAAGATCCCGGCCTGGTAGCCGTCAGCAGGCTAAGGACATCACCACGTCTGCTCCAGCTATAGATGATAATGAGGCCTTTCCATCCCTTGGCTCCGTGTCCGTTCGGCAAGGGAAGAAACATCACGGGAAGCGAGGCGGTCACGGCCACAACCACAAGGAGAATCTTGCCCCAAGCTCGCTAGCGGACATTGTCAAGCGgtcgccatcgcccgtcCCGggcccgtcccgtcccgaGTCCAGGAGGTCTGGGACGAACGGAGCTGCAACCTCTGGCCGGACTGGCGAAAATAGTccggccgcccaggccattCCGAGCCCCAAGCACATCCCCTGGCTGGAaacgggcgagcgggccaaCAAGGCCTACCTGAAGGCTCGCCAAGAAGCTATCAAGCACGGCGGCCTTCGAAACAAGTTTCTTCAGAG CGCCGCGCAAGCGTGGAACCGTAATGATGCGAGAGCCGCCAAGGCCTTGAGCCTTCGAGGACAGAGCGAGAACGATTTGATGCGCAAAGCACatcgggaggcggcgcgcgagctcTACGAACACCGGAACAAAGGCGGCCTTGGCAATTCTTTGGAGATCTACGTCGACTTGCACGGCCTCCACCCCGAGGAAGCGGTCGAGTATCTCGAGAAGGTCCTGATGGAGAACAGCAAGGAATCCAAACCAGTCTATGCCATCACGGGCACCGGCCACCATAGCAAGAACGGCAAGGATAAGGTGGGCAGGGCTATCCGCAATTTCCTCAACGAATGGCGGTATGCGTATCGGGAGTTCTCTGTGCCGGGGGATCGCAACAGCATGGGAGGCATCTTGGGCATCGACGGCCGTAGCTGGGACAAGTCGCTCAtgcgagacggaggagggggcgccgcgctcagcgatgagaaggaggaggttgATATTCTGAGCCAGGGCGTGGAGATTGGAGACGGCAAGGTCAGGCTGCTCGTACGGGATCCCCCCAAGGGCCCAAGCGGCAAGCGGTGA
- the TVP38 gene encoding Tlg2-vesicle protein (COG:S~TransMembrane:5 (o105-127i148-170o182-206i261-280o300-321i)~EggNog:ENOG503NVCI): MPTPGYAAVNGSGGGGGSGEGGGRGQSRSPQPADSSSASSSARSSPAPMARWSRHEMASSRRRLSDRAHRTRNSYHPRELARRGWKLYLSWSEQVVATYMRLSPLYRALAALACVLGWVLLILVLVYSHRFFAWLAPYSKSWRARPGGWLLIFFLIFVTAFPPVIGYSTATTISGFVYGFPLGWPIAASACVLGSLCAFLASRTVLSGYVDRMVGRDHRFVALGQVLRHEGILYLTGIRFCPLPFSLSNGFLATIPSISPMSFAVSTALSSPKLLVHVFIGSRLAVLAEQGDSMTAGDKAINYLSMAIGGVIGILVGLAIYRRTMARAAELQREEGGSADELAAAEDGDAGYDDTDATLLDPEDAAAVMSDDDLSLWDTQGADSWGEGYHDDMADDVQKTKRNGASN, translated from the exons ATGCCAACGCCGGGATACGCTgccgtcaacggcagcggcggcggcggcggcagcggcgagggaggcggccgtggccagagccgctcgccgcagccagcagactcgtcctcggcgtcgagctcggccaggtcgtcgccggccccaATGGCACGGTGGTCACGGCACgagatggcctcgtcgcggcggcggctctcggACCGCGCGCACCGCACGCGCAACTCTTACCACCCGCGCGaactcgcccgccgcgggtggAAGCTCTACCTGTCGTGGAGCGAGCAGGTCGTCGCCACCTACATGCGCCTCTCGCCGCTCTACCGCGCcctggccgcgctcgccTGCGTCCTCGGCTGggtcctcctcatcctcgtcctcgtctacTCGCACCGCTTCTtcgcctggctggcccctTACTCCAAGTcgtggcgcgcccgccccggcggctggctgctcatcttcttcctcatcTTCGTGACGGCCTTCCCGCCCGTCATTGGCTactccaccgccaccaccatctcggGCTTCGTGTACGGGTTCCCCCTCGGCTGGCCCATTGCCGCGTCGGCGTGCGTCCTCGGCAGCTTGTGCGCCTTCCTTGCGAGCAGGACGGTGCTCAGCGGCTACGTTGACCGCATGGTCGGCCGGGACCACCGCTTCGTCGCGCTCGGGCAGGTGCTCCGTCACGAGGGCATCTTATACCTGACCGGCATTCGATTCTGTCCGCTGCCATTCAGTCTTAGCAATGGCTTCTTGGCCACGATCCCGAGCATCAGCCCAATGTCCTTTGCCGTCTCCACCGCTTTGTCAAG CCCCAAGCTTCTAGTCCACGTCTTCATCGGTagccgcctcgccgtgctcgccgagcaAGGCGACTCCATGACCGCCGGCGACAAAGCCATCAACTACCTCAGCAtggccattggcggcgtCATTGggatcctcgtcggcctcgccatctaCCGCCGCACCATGGCAcgggccgccgagctgcagcgcgaaGAGGGCGGCTCGGCtgacgagctcgcggcggccgaggacggtgaTGCTGGGTACGACGACACGGacgcgacgctgctggatcccgaggacgccgcggccgtcatgTCCGATGACGACCTGTCGCTGTGGGACACCCAAGGCGCGGACTCATGGGGCGAAGGCTACCAtgacgacatggccgacgacgtaCAAAAGACGAAGAGGAATGGCGCCAGTAATTGA
- a CDS encoding uncharacterized protein (EggNog:ENOG503P1QF) gives MDHIQLSHTLADAFNALADEVQHLADRKTVLEHKLRFAHEQFQYLADKYAPATPEIAETLAKLQLPPHTSVDETSPVPLPHRSSPQSQHQLALVIRDGRRAASQLASLGESSKTTGSSRESLSRSTRDHTSMSTALEQDFTVQGKKGNLQCPFSKTAAGGSAEAASGEAPATGQQHHDVDDPICMAMYEESASQPPPSGTGASKCPIRFMDRHSPEEIAHYVETHKHELPRSHEVCLRRYQKSEDQMKKLDSKYGNIVSMIEGLSQLHQPMLPEEEQQQQQRRRSDVDRASNERVENWAHAVTATAAPHVDEELVQVDADRQSHFDRPLKEVRVGESPSRPWGISVPIYEMSGPENDHPRSPPAAPVRIPSPLQPLQLPSKGVGKCPFDHIKLAALKELAAAAKSEEKAIPGPSAADAESPFTTGRATTNSVPTPIPQPAFINPAGLKENGGGVPQMVFTGPVFIGYPMNEALQFMNQFRGNQ, from the exons ATGGACCACATCCAACTCAGTCACACCCTGGCCGACGCTTTCAACGCTCTAGCCGACGAGGTGCAGCACTTGGCCGATCGCAAGACGGTCCTCGAGCATAAGTTACGCTTTGCCCACGAGCAG TTTCAGTATTTGGCCGACAAATATGCACCGGCGACGCCAGAAATAGCCGAAACCCTGGCgaagctgcagctgccgccccATACCTCGGTCGACGAGACTTCACCGGTCCCTCTCCCGCATCGTTCGTCGCCCCAGTCGCAACACCAATTAGCTCTTGTCATTCgcgacggacggcgggcggccagccagctcgcctCTCTGGGCGAATCGAGCAAGACTACTGGCTCCAGCAGGGAAAGTCTGTCGCGCTCTACTCGCGACCACACGTCTATGTCGACGGCTCTTGAACAAGATTTCACAGTTCAAGGGAAGAAGGGCAATCTGCAATGTCCCTTCtccaagacggcggcgggaggtAGTGCCGAAGCGGCGTCTGGAGAGGCCCCTGCCACGGGTCAACAACATCACGACGTGGATGATCCTATCTGCATGGCCATGTACGAAGAGTCCGCGTCACAGCCGCCTCCGAGTGGCACCGGAGCCAGCAAATGTCCCATTCGCTTCATGGACAGGCACTCACCTGAAGAGATTGCACATTACGTCGAGACGCACAAACACGAGCTGCCGCGCAGCCATGAAGTGTGTCTGCGACGCTACCAGAAGAGCGAGGATCAGATGAAGAAGTTGGACTCCAAATACGGCAACATTGTAAGCATGATTGAGGGTCTTAGTCAGCTCCATCAACCTATGCTtcccgaggaggagcaacagcagcagcagcgtcggcgcaGTGATGTTGACCGGGCGTCAAACGAGCGCGTTGAGAACTGGGCCCACGCCGTGACAGCAACTGCCGCACCACATGTGGACGAGGAACTGGTCCAGGTTGACGCCGATCGCCAGAGCCATTTTGATCGGCCGCTCAAGGAAGTTCGCGTGGGGGAGTCGCCCAGTCGGCCTTGGGGCATTTCGGTTCCAATCTACGAGATGTCTGGGCCTGAGAACGACCACCCCAggtcgccgcctgctgcgccagTTCGGATACCAAGTCCGCTTCAGCCACTACAGCTACCATCCAAGGGCGTTGGCAAGTGTCCTTTCGATCATATCAAGCTTGCGGCCCTGAAAGAActtgcggccgcggcaaaATCAGAGGAAAAGGCCATCCCGGGACCAAGTGCCGCTGATGCGGAGTCACCCTTCACAACGGGACGAGCGACCACTAATTCTGTTCCTACTCCGATTCCTCAGCCTGCGTTCATCAATCCTGCGGGGTTGAAAGagaatggtggtggtgtgccTCAAATGGTCTTTACTGGACCCGTCTTCATCGGGTACCCCATGAACGAGGCTCTACAGTTCATGAACCAGTTTCGTGGGAATCAGTAA
- a CDS encoding uncharacterized protein (EggNog:ENOG503P1QF) gives MSTALEQDFTVQGKKGNLQCPFSKTAAGGSAEAASGEAPATGQQHHDVDDPICMAMYEESASQPPPSGTGASKCPIRFMDRHSPEEIAHYVETHKHELPRSHEVCLRRYQKSEDQMKKLDSKYGNIVSMIEGLSQLHQPMLPEEEQQQQQRRRSDVDRASNERVENWAHAVTATAAPHVDEELVQVDADRQSHFDRPLKEVRVGESPSRPWGISVPIYEMSGPENDHPRSPPAAPVRIPSPLQPLQLPSKGVGKCPFDHIKLAALKELAAAAKSEEKAIPGPSAADAESPFTTGRATTNSVPTPIPQPAFINPAGLKENGGGVPQMVFTGPVFIGYPMNEALQFMNQFRGNQ, from the coding sequence ATGTCGACGGCTCTTGAACAAGATTTCACAGTTCAAGGGAAGAAGGGCAATCTGCAATGTCCCTTCtccaagacggcggcgggaggtAGTGCCGAAGCGGCGTCTGGAGAGGCCCCTGCCACGGGTCAACAACATCACGACGTGGATGATCCTATCTGCATGGCCATGTACGAAGAGTCCGCGTCACAGCCGCCTCCGAGTGGCACCGGAGCCAGCAAATGTCCCATTCGCTTCATGGACAGGCACTCACCTGAAGAGATTGCACATTACGTCGAGACGCACAAACACGAGCTGCCGCGCAGCCATGAAGTGTGTCTGCGACGCTACCAGAAGAGCGAGGATCAGATGAAGAAGTTGGACTCCAAATACGGCAACATTGTAAGCATGATTGAGGGTCTTAGTCAGCTCCATCAACCTATGCTtcccgaggaggagcaacagcagcagcagcgtcggcgcaGTGATGTTGACCGGGCGTCAAACGAGCGCGTTGAGAACTGGGCCCACGCCGTGACAGCAACTGCCGCACCACATGTGGACGAGGAACTGGTCCAGGTTGACGCCGATCGCCAGAGCCATTTTGATCGGCCGCTCAAGGAAGTTCGCGTGGGGGAGTCGCCCAGTCGGCCTTGGGGCATTTCGGTTCCAATCTACGAGATGTCTGGGCCTGAGAACGACCACCCCAggtcgccgcctgctgcgccagTTCGGATACCAAGTCCGCTTCAGCCACTACAGCTACCATCCAAGGGCGTTGGCAAGTGTCCTTTCGATCATATCAAGCTTGCGGCCCTGAAAGAActtgcggccgcggcaaaATCAGAGGAAAAGGCCATCCCGGGACCAAGTGCCGCTGATGCGGAGTCACCCTTCACAACGGGACGAGCGACCACTAATTCTGTTCCTACTCCGATTCCTCAGCCTGCGTTCATCAATCCTGCGGGGTTGAAAGagaatggtggtggtgtgccTCAAATGGTCTTTACTGGACCCGTCTTCATCGGGTACCCCATGAACGAGGCTCTACAGTTCATGAACCAGTTTCGTGGGAATCAGTAA
- a CDS encoding uncharacterized protein (COG:S~EggNog:ENOG503NU0A~MEROPS:MER0001367) — protein MYEPHVLRIQLSVSPLPSPATFPLLSVSPRVAAAAMVPNTAVQIPVAKLLSSRSHVVPGQLLVTELFFEVPLDYENPSAGTINLFARRANKREVPIFPPDADGDDKKQDATLKPYMVYLEGGPGFGNREPQDHPVTRTALSRGYQMLFIDHRGVGMSTPVSAAMLATVGDADAQARYLALMRQDNTVRDCEAVRKCLTEGWPEAKAAWSTFGQSYGGFVTLSYLSMHPEGLREAFLTGGLAPVGKTPEQVYGATFRKTAERNEQYFTKFPEDVDVLRQLAAYIESQGGVALPSGGTLTVPRLLTIGIAFGGHGGFDNVHTILIHLKASLDQFGFFTRAALQPLETFTPLDTNIIYAILHEAIYCDGIPSDWAAYRVGKALKEFSWLNPGHVCATSAEPLFFSGEMIFPLHFETYPELQSLRDVAEKLAKKTDWPHLYDQERLRNNKVPVYAASYVEDMYVECNLARDTAKLVKGIKVFETNVVYHNGVRAKSDEVLQQLFSLRDDVLD, from the coding sequence ATGTACGAGCCTCACGTCCTGCGAATCCAGTTGTCCGTCTCACCGTTGCCCTCACCCGCCACATTCCCACTACTATCCGTCTCGCCCAGAGTCGCAGCGGCTGCCATGGTCCCCAACACCGCCGTGCAGATTCCTGTGGCGAAGCTCCTCAGCAGCCGGAGCCATGTCGTCCCCGGACAACTGCTCGTCACGGAGCTCTTCTTCGAAGTGCCGCTTGATTACGAGAACCCCTCTGCCGGCACGATAAACCTCTTCGCCCGCCGTGCCAACAAGCGCGAGGTGCCCATCTTCCCTCCCGATGcggatggcgacgacaagaagcagGATGCCACGCTGAAGCCATATATGGTTTACCTCGAAGGTGGTCCCGGTTTCGGGAACCGGGAGCCCCAGGACCACCCCGTCACACGCACCGCCCTATCCAGGGGCTACCAGATGCTCTTCATTGAccaccgcggcgtcggcatgagcacgcccgtctccgccgcTATGCTCGCCAcggtgggcgacgccgacgctcAAGCGCGATACCTCGCCCTCATGCGCCAGGACAATACGGTGCGCGACTGCGAGGCGGTCCGCAAGTGCCTCACCGAGGGCTGGCCCGAGGCCAAAGCTGCCTGGTCCACGTTCGGCCAGTCCTACGGTGGCTTCGTCACGCTATCATACCTCTCCATGCATCCCGAGGGCTTGCGCGAGGCTTTCCTGaccggcggcctcgctccCGTCGGGAAGACGCCCGAACAGGTGTACGGCGCCACGTTCCGCAAGACCGCTGAGCGCAACGAACAGTACTTTACCAAGTTTCCCGAGGATGTCGACGTGCTGCGTCAGCTCGCTGCTTACATCGAGagccagggcggcgtcgcccttCCCTCCGGCGGCACACTAACGGTACCCCGTCTGCTGACCATTGGCATCGCCtttggcggccatggcggcttCGACAACGTTCACACCATCCTCATCCACTTGAAGGCGTCCCTAGACCAGTTTGGGTTCTTCACCCGGGCAGCGCTGCAACCCCTCGAGACCTTTACCCCCCTAGACACGAATATCATATACGCCATCCTTCACGAAGCCATTTACTGTGACGGCATTCCTTCCGACTGGGCCGCCTACCGCGTCGgcaaggcgctcaaggagTTCTCGTGGCTCAACCCGGGGCACGTCTGCGCGACATCTGCGGAGCCGCTATTCTTCTCTGGAGAGATGATTTTTCCGCTTCATTTTGAGACCTACCCCGAGTTACAGTCTCTGCGTGATGTGGCAGAGAAGCTCGCCAAGAAAACAGACTGGCCACACCTCTACGACCAAGAGCGTCTGCGCAATAACAAGGTCCCCGTGTACGCCGCGTCGTATGTGGAGGACATGTACGTGGAGTGCAACCTTGCCAGGGACACTGCCAAGCTGGTCAAGGGCATCAAGGTCTTTGAGACCAATGTCGTGTATCACAACGGTGTGCGGGCCAAGTCCGACGAAGTTCTTCAGCAACTCTTCAGCTTGAGGGACGACGTCCTGGATTAG
- a CDS encoding DNA-directed DNA polymerase (EggNog:ENOG503P09J~COG:A), whose protein sequence is MGSPARRVILHNARMGREFIGPSMLRQMRGRAGRQGKSPVGETYLCCREADLDQVLDLVRAEIPEVSSCLNTENRRIQRALLEVISTRLATNHESIRDYFSKSLLTYSHGVPFVHECLEKSLAEVQSMGLATSDTADCLAPTQLGRAIVASAIDPDDGVFVHRELTRALKAFVMDGEMHILYVFTPVQDFGVIVNWQVFRNEMEALDESGLRVMNFLGIKPTAILKLAQGATLKENTPGEKELARIYRRFYLALQLRDLCNETPIHVVSRKYDAPRGTVQTLSQTCHGFAAGMIKFCDTMGWGVMAAALEHFSDRLLAGARADLLALAKIPFIKSRTARVFWESGYRSVASIANADPKELLPVLMQAQPNKIRLKGRNDDKLEEKLLAKAEIITTAANRLWQIQLQAEMEVE, encoded by the exons ATGGGAAGTCCGGCACGCCGCGTGATCTTGCACAACGCGCGCATGGGTCGAGAATTCATAGGACCGTCCATGCTGAGGCAGATGAGGGGGCGTGCTGGGCGCCAAGGCAAGTCCCCAGTCGGCGAAACTTACTTGTGCTGTCGCGAGGCCGACTTGGACCAAGTTCTAGACCTTGTGCGAGCTGAGATACCCGAAGTCTCGAGCTGTCTGAATACCGAGAATCGGCGCATACAGCG TGCACTTTTGGAGGTTATCTCGACGCGACTGGCTACTAACCACGAGTCAATCCGCGACTACTTTTCGAAGTCGCTCCTGACTTACTCGCACGGTGTACCCTTTGTGCACGAGTGCCTTGAAAAGAGCTTGGCTGAGGTCCAGAGCATGGGATTGGCAACAAGTGATACAGCAGACTGTCTCGCCCCTACTCAACTGGGTAGGGCAATTGTGGCCTCTGCGATTGATCCTGATGATGGAGTCTTCGTCCACCGAGAACTCACGAGGGCTCTGAAGGCCTTTGTGATGGATGGGGAGATGCACATCCTGTACGTCTTCACGCCAGTGCAAGACTTCGGGGTAATTGTCAACTGGCAAGTGTTCCGCAACGAGATGGAGGCCCTGGATGAAAGCGGCTTGCGCGTGATGAACTTCTTGGGAATCAAGCCAACAGCTATCCTCAAACT AGCCCAGGGCGCGACTTTGAAAGAAAACACGCCGGGGGAGAAGGAGCTGGCCCGCATCTACAGACGGTTTTACCTCGCTCTCCAGCTGCGAGACTTGTGTAATGAGACTCCGATACATGTCGTCTCTCGCAAGTACGATGCGCCGCGTGGTACAGTTCAGACCCTGTCCCAGACATGCCATGGCTTCGCTGCAGGGATGATCAAGTTTTGTGACACCATGGGATGGGG TGTCATGGCTGCAGCGCTGGAGCACTTCTCGGACAGACTTCTAGCGGGCGCCAGGGCGGATCTCCTAGCCCTGGCGAAGATACCATTCATCAAGAGCCGGACAGC CCGAGTCTTCTGGGAGAGTGGCTATCGGAGCGTCGCATCTATAGCTAATGCCGACCCCAAAGAATTGCTCCCCGTGCTCATGCAG GCACAGCCCAACAAGATACGCTTAAAGGGAAGAAACGACGATAAGCTGGAGGAAAAATTACTGGCAAAGGCCGAGATCATCACTACCGCAGCCAACCGGCTCTGGC AGATTCAATTACAGGCAGAGATGGAGGTGGAATAA
- a CDS encoding DNA-directed DNA polymerase (EggNog:ENOG503P09J~COG:A) gives MIVIDHGAHPNIKVIPRRPDFSAAEKAEYSDGSFIRTSTPRTVPMVTRRFFRQAQVAHDVSQPTHLFLDQGDVGKNKKRLAARLSQYSFEEQH, from the exons ATGATCGTCATCGATCAT GGTGCACACCCCAATATCAAAGTCATCCCACGTCGCCCTGACTTTTCCGCCGCCGAAAAAGCCGAGTACTCGGATGGCTCCTTCATCCGCACGTCTACGCCACGGACCGTTCCCATGGTCACTCGACGGTTCTTCCGGCAGGCGCAGGTCGCGCACGACGTTTCGCAGCCAACGCACCTTTTCTTGGACCAAGGCGACGTAGGGAAGAACAAGAAGCGCCTTGCAGCCAGGCTCAGCCAATACTCGTTTGAGGAGCAACACTGA